In a single window of the Candidatus Tisiphia endosymbiont of Nemotelus nigrinus genome:
- a CDS encoding type I secretion system permease/ATPase, protein MKNNSALATQVANPLNNALEKCKIAFWIVFGFAFVINLLMLITPLYSLQVLDRVIGSGNTWTLMWLSIIIGTIYFIYGLLQIARSFTLIKVGEWLDKTVAPVIFGHSISAAATRTNTGASQLLRDFQTIKTFVTSTGINTLFDAPWSVIYIIVIFLIHPYIGILTLAGAIIIVSTAFFNAAATNRTLGEATEFSIKGMTQADIANRNSEVVEAMGMMKNVTANWHQFNIAALEKQSVASYRNGAISNFSRFIRNIMQMLVTGIGAYVVVSTSGREMTTGGMIMSSIIVGRALAPFDNAIELWKSMSSSIKSYKNINQLFASYKSREEAMPIPNVEGHLTVENIYYLLPVPPYMPQPPVPRYILKGVSFAVQPSEILAIIGPSAAGKSTLAKILVGVWKASSGTVRLDSGEVYSWNRENFGNHVGYLPQGIELFSGSIKQNIARMAENADPEKVIEAAKIAGAHEMVLRLPDGYDSDIGTAGSNLSGGQRQRVGLARAFYGNPKLIILDEPNANLDEAGEIALSNSLKQAKSRGIAVVVISHRPSVLSVVDKILVLQDGAVALYGTQEEMQNRIKLLQSGVIHINE, encoded by the coding sequence ATGAAAAATAATAGTGCATTAGCAACTCAAGTAGCAAACCCTCTAAATAATGCTCTTGAAAAGTGTAAAATTGCTTTTTGGATAGTTTTTGGTTTTGCGTTTGTTATTAACTTGTTAATGTTGATAACGCCTCTTTATTCCTTACAAGTTCTTGATCGAGTTATAGGAAGTGGTAACACATGGACATTAATGTGGTTATCCATTATTATCGGTACAATCTATTTTATTTATGGGTTATTACAAATTGCAAGATCGTTCACCTTAATTAAAGTTGGTGAGTGGTTGGATAAAACAGTTGCTCCTGTAATTTTTGGTCACTCTATTTCAGCTGCTGCAACCCGTACTAATACTGGTGCTAGTCAATTACTTCGTGATTTCCAAACAATAAAAACTTTTGTAACTAGTACCGGTATTAATACTTTATTTGATGCTCCTTGGAGTGTTATCTATATAATAGTGATTTTCTTAATTCACCCATATATTGGAATTTTAACATTAGCTGGTGCTATTATTATCGTATCTACTGCTTTTTTTAATGCTGCTGCAACTAATAGAACTCTTGGTGAAGCTACTGAATTCTCCATAAAGGGTATGACTCAAGCTGACATTGCCAATAGGAATTCAGAAGTTGTAGAAGCTATGGGCATGATGAAAAACGTTACGGCGAATTGGCACCAATTTAATATTGCTGCTTTGGAAAAGCAATCAGTTGCCAGCTATCGCAATGGTGCTATCTCTAATTTTTCTAGATTTATTCGTAATATTATGCAAATGCTTGTAACTGGCATTGGTGCATATGTTGTTGTTAGTACTTCAGGAAGAGAGATGACTACTGGTGGTATGATTATGAGTTCTATTATAGTTGGCAGAGCTTTAGCTCCTTTCGATAATGCTATTGAGCTATGGAAGAGTATGAGTAGTTCTATAAAATCTTATAAAAATATCAATCAGTTATTTGCTTCATATAAATCAAGAGAAGAAGCGATGCCAATTCCAAATGTTGAAGGACATTTAACTGTAGAAAATATTTATTATTTACTTCCAGTCCCTCCATATATGCCACAACCACCTGTACCAAGATATATTTTAAAGGGAGTGTCCTTTGCCGTTCAGCCTAGTGAAATATTAGCAATTATAGGGCCTTCTGCTGCAGGCAAGTCAACCTTAGCTAAAATACTAGTCGGTGTATGGAAAGCATCGTCAGGAACTGTTAGACTTGACAGTGGTGAAGTTTATTCTTGGAATAGAGAAAATTTTGGTAATCATGTAGGATATTTGCCACAAGGGATAGAATTATTTAGTGGTAGTATAAAGCAGAATATAGCTAGGATGGCTGAAAATGCTGATCCAGAAAAAGTAATTGAGGCTGCTAAAATTGCTGGAGCTCATGAAATGGTATTAAGACTACCAGATGGTTACGATTCAGATATTGGAACAGCTGGCTCTAATCTCTCTGGTGGACAAAGGCAACGTGTTGGTCTTGCTAGAGCATTTTACGGTAACCCTAAACTAATTATTTTAGATGAACCTAATGCTAATCTTGATGAGGCAGGTGAAATAGCTCTATCAAACTCTTTAAAGCAAGCAAAATCTAGGGGGATTGCTGTAGTTGTTATATCTCATAGACCTTCTGTACTATCAGTGGTAGATAAGATTTTGGTATTACAAGATGGGGCAGTAGCTCTTTATGGTACTCAAGAAGAAATGCAAAATCGAATTAAATTGTTACAAAGCGGTGTAATTCACATTAACGAATAA
- the bcp gene encoding thioredoxin-dependent thiol peroxidase yields the protein MILKVGDIAPNFTMSIGEDIKMNLSDLSGKFVVLYFYPKDDTPGCTIEAGDFNKLKAEFEKMNAIIVGVSKDNLDSHDKFKKKYCLDFDLASDSNSDTCEKYGVWVEKSMFGKKYMGVERTTFLIDKKGKIVHIWSKVQVARHAEDVLNQVKAHQP from the coding sequence ATGATATTAAAAGTAGGCGATATTGCACCAAATTTCACCATGTCAATAGGTGAAGATATTAAAATGAATTTGTCAGATTTATCAGGCAAGTTTGTTGTGTTATATTTTTATCCGAAAGATGATACACCAGGCTGTACTATTGAAGCAGGTGATTTTAATAAATTAAAGGCAGAATTTGAAAAGATGAATGCTATCATTGTTGGTGTATCAAAAGACAACTTAGACTCTCATGATAAATTTAAGAAGAAATATTGTTTGGATTTTGATCTTGCATCAGACTCTAATTCTGATACTTGCGAGAAATATGGAGTTTGGGTGGAAAAATCGATGTTTGGTAAGAAATATATGGGGGTTGAGCGAACTACTTTTTTAATAGACAAAAAAGGTAAGATAGTTCATATTTGGTCAAAAGTGCAGGTGGCTAGACATGCTGAAGATGTATTAAATCAGGTGAAGGCTCACCAACCATGA
- a CDS encoding SURF1 family protein — protein MSKTLKISKCQVQLLPLLLIILAFIILLSLGFWQIVRLQEKELFLNSIKNNLNNPPIDIKTLSVDKLYAKVKMKGHFLAGKNLHLYGRKSMSTEKDGYYLISPFQTDGNKIILVAQGWFAGKYKKNIDNVVNDSTEITGVILPSEKTKLFVLGNDVKNNVWFTLDLIQASDILGLTLENFYLIMEGNNNRSDILQSLSINNLLNVRNNHLEYAITWFTLAISLAVMFVIYHLPKRN, from the coding sequence GTGTCCAAAACTCTAAAAATTTCTAAGTGCCAAGTGCAGTTATTACCTTTATTGCTTATTATATTAGCGTTTATAATCCTCTTATCACTGGGGTTTTGGCAAATTGTTAGATTGCAGGAAAAAGAATTATTTTTAAATTCAATAAAAAATAACCTTAATAATCCTCCTATTGATATAAAAACACTTAGTGTAGATAAATTATATGCTAAAGTGAAAATGAAAGGGCATTTTTTGGCTGGTAAGAATTTGCATCTTTATGGACGCAAATCAATGTCTACTGAAAAAGATGGCTATTATTTAATTAGCCCTTTTCAAACCGATGGTAATAAGATAATCTTAGTGGCACAAGGATGGTTTGCTGGGAAGTATAAGAAAAATATTGATAATGTAGTGAATGATTCTACAGAAATTACTGGTGTAATTCTCCCTAGTGAGAAAACCAAGCTGTTTGTCTTAGGTAATGATGTTAAAAATAATGTTTGGTTTACCTTGGATTTAATTCAAGCGTCTGATATTCTTGGTTTGACATTAGAGAATTTTTATTTAATTATGGAAGGTAACAATAACCGATCTGATATTCTTCAAAGCTTGTCAATTAACAATCTGTTGAATGTTAGAAATAATCATTTAGAATATGCTATTACTTGGTTTACATTAGCAATTTCATTAGCAGTAATGTTTGTGATTTATCATTTGCCTAAAAGAAATTAA